The DNA window TTCGATGACGGCGGTCGACACATGATTCTCGCTGGCGATCAACTCAAGGGTGGTCTCCTGCCGCTTCTGCTCCTTCTGGATGAGGTCGAAAATCTGGGGGTCGGTCTGCTTGAGGGTTGGCATCGGGGGCTGGCTCCGGAAAGAAGTCTGGCGATCGCCGATAACGAACGACCACCGGCGAGCGAAAGATTATAGCGGAAGCCGCCGCAACTGCCCAAATCGCCGGGAGTTTTGAAGGGGTTGCGTGAATTCGGGTGTTATCTGCTGAACAGCCCCTCGAAGAGCAGAAGCATCGGCGAGACCGTTGCCAGCACAAACCAGACGATTGCCAGGCCCGCAAGAAGCAGCAGTGCGACGGTCGCGCGGAAACGCACCTCGCGGTCGAGGCGTACGAGCCAGAGCGGTATCAGAAGTGGAATCAGCCAGATCCAGAATCGTGCCCCGAACTGGTTCAGCGTACTGTAAAGATCGATCAGAAGCTGTGTAGACCCGGGGAGCTTGAGCTTGAGATCCTCGTAGATGTTCCTGAGCCTATCGATGATGAGCAGCGGAGCGGCCAGCACCCCCACCACGAAGCCGACGACGGCGGCAAACATCAGGTAATCCCCAGTGGGGAAGCGTCTTCGCACTTCGGGCGATGCGTACTCGGCCACAGGGACTGGCGAAGCCATGTCAGATTCCCTCCTGGAGTCTCAATGCAGACCTCGTACGCGTGCGGAGTTGTAAGCCGCCCCTTCAGTTCACGACCTTACCTTCGCGGTTGAACTTCTTCGGGGCCTTGGCGATCTGCAGGATTGCCGTGGCCGCTGCGGCGCGGACTTCGCTGTCAGAGTCCTTGAGAAGCGTCGCAAGGAACGGTTGGGCGTCGGGCCGGCCGATGGTTCCGAACGTGGCCGCCGCCAGCATGCGACGCCGTGCGCCCAGTTGCGGGTCTTTATCGGCCATGCCCTTCATGGCGACTCCGTACCCGTCGTCGGCGCCCATCGCGCCGACCGCCATCGCCGCCGCCAGGCCGACTTCCAGGTAGCCTTTCGACGCGTCATTGGCTTCTGACAGTTTGGACCACGCGTAGAGCTTGAGGCCGGGATCTTTCTTCTGCGCCAGGGCCCGCATGGCGAAAATGACGTCGTCGGGATGGCTGCTGGTGGTGTAGCCGAGGATCGCATCGCGACCGCGGGTGTCATCGAGCAGAAAAAGCGCCTCATCGGCCTGCTGGCGCACTTCCGGGCGGGCGTCGGCGCGCAGCAGTCGCAGGATGCCCTTGGCGGTCGGTTCATTCAGCCGGCCGAGGACCATGGCGGTCGAGCCGCGGACTTTCGGGTCGCCGTGCGTCGCGAACTTCTCCAAATCCTGTGTGTGCGTGGTATCGCCGATCTTGTGCAGCGCATAGCGCACCGCGACCTGCACACGCGGGTCAGGGTCGTTCACCATATCGAGGAGTTTGGGCTTTGCGGCTTCGAGCTTCAGATCGCCGGCTGCCATCGCGGCGGCGAATCGAACTGCCTGCGCCTTTACGCTGAGCTGCGCGATGATCGGTTCGGAGGCCTTCTCGCCCTCAACGTAGCGAAGCCCCTCAATGGCATAGACGCGATCGAACGCCAGTTCCGCGGCGAGCAGCTTGTCGAGTTCCGCCTTGGCCGACGCGACCAGTTGCGGATCGATGGGAACGTCGCGAGGCGGTGGGAAGCCGCGCGGGGGTTCCGACGGTGGCGGGGCGATGCCGCCGCGACCTGCGTTGCCGCCGCCGCCGCACCCGGCCAGGAGCAGCGCTGTCATGAACAGAAAATGGATAGTCACGAGGCGCAAACGTTGCTTCAGCGCATCGGGGGAGCAATCGGCGGATTCCATATCTGTGGGTGTTACCCGTTGGCCGGGGCGGTTGGCAAATCGTCGACAACAGAATCGCGGGGCGGACCGAAAATAACACGAACAGATGTCCGATAAATGATCCGATCAAAAACCGAACGGATTTTGTTCTGATTTCGTTCGGTTCCGGTCGAAAAAGCAAAGGTCGAGCCGCAGCATCGAGGGCCCCGGAGCTGCGATCAAGTCCTCTGTAGTCCACGCAATTTCGGAGTATCAGCCATGAACGATTCGCGCCAGTCGATGAGTGATGTTTGCCCGGTCCGTGAGGCAGGCTACCCCGCAAGTCGCACCCGTGAGGTGCTCATGATCGAGCGGACATTCGCCGTGAGAGGTGCCGGTCGTGCCGCGGGGCACGCATGGGAGGCGGAGCAGATTGCGGTCGTTCGGCGGCGGATCGGGCATCGTCGCGTCGCCATGCAGGCGCGACATGTCGCTGTCGACGATCGTGCGCCGAGCGTCGTTAAGGATCGCATTTCCGAGCCGCCGATCGAAGACCTTTACGAGGACGCCGAGCGATGGGACGGCATGGCGTGATCTCCAGATCGATTGTGCAGGCCCACGCTCACTCGGCCCGCAAGAGAGCCTTCTTGTCGTGAGCGACACGGCGGGAGATGAACTCGGCGTGGCCGTCGCAGAATGCCGCGTTACCCCGGCGGTCGCCGTTGGGGTGCGTGGAGATCTGTTGGTCGCGAGGATCGGGGATCTGTTTTCTGCTGTCGTGTCGGATACCCAGAAGATCGCGTGCCGTGGCCGTTTGTGTGATATCACCACCGCCGGGTGCCCAAAGGCCGTCGTTGATCGAGTTCTCGTCCTCTTCGGCAAGAATAATCTTGTCCGGCGCGTTGCGGATCTGTGTGATCTTTACCTTGGAACGACCTTCAAAGTTTCCGTTCATCGCATAGCTGTACAAGTATTTTCCGCTGGGGGCGGCCGTCACATGGGCGGCGTAGTCGTCCGAGGGGCATCGGAACACCTCCGCGGTGAACCCGCCGATGTACGGCACGATCGCCGACTGTTTCACGTCGGCGACGGGACGTCCGGGTGCCGGCGCAATACCGGCGACGGGCGCTTCCTGATACCAGATCCAGTCCTCGTTAAAGACCAGGTCGGCCGGATAGCGCGAACCGAAGGGGAAGTAGCCCTTGTTCTGGTTCGTGTACATGATCATCCCCATCCCCAGTTGCCGCAGGTTGCTCAGGCACTTGACCTGGTTGCCCTGCTCGCGGGCTCGGGCCAGCGAAGGCAGAAGAATTGAAATCAGCAGGGCAATAATGCCAATGACCACCAGCAACTCGACGAGTGTGAATGCGCGCACTCCACGCGACAACGGCCGGACGGAATGGGGCTTGGGGTACATCGTGATCCTCAGAAAAGACTCGCGCCAGACGGCGAAATGGGTACGACTTCCGATGCAGAGAGATGTGTAACTACTTCCTCAGTTTTTACGCTACTTTGGGGGATCCGTGCTAGGTAAAATTCCCTTAAGGGTTTTTCCGTCCCGGGGCGGTCTCCTTCTCCCCTGATAGACCTATACCGACTCCTCGCCCCACCGGGCACCGCCGTGGCCGGCGATCTTGACCTTCAACCCGTACCCTCTACCATTCCAAGCGACCGCCACGGTCACCCTATGTCACGTACCATCGAACACCCCGCGCTTCAGCCCCTCAAGGCTCAGTTCCCCGACATCCAATTCTTCGTCGGCGAGTTCCGCGACATGATTACTGTCGTGGTGCCTCGCGAGCAGATCGTGCGCGTTTGCACGTTCCTGCGCGACGACCCGAACCTTCGGTACGACATGCTGGCCGAGATCAACAGCGTGGATTACCTCGGCTACCCCAACGCCAAGCACCGTTTCGCCGTCAATTACGGCTTGACGAGCATCCCGCACAACAACCGGCTGTGGCTGAAGGTGTTCCTCGATCCCGCTCACGACACGGCACCCGGCAGCGAGTGGAATAAGTTCCGCGACGAAGAAGTCGTCGAGAAGGGCGACCCCGGCCTGAAGCTCGACAGCGTCTGCTGCCTCTGGCCGGGCGCTGAATGGATGGAGCGGGAAGTCTACGACATGATGGGCATCATCTTCGTCGGCCACCCCGACCTGCGGCGGATCCTGACGTGGAACGGATTCGGGAACTATCCGCTCCGCAAGGACTACCCGATGCGCGGCGTGGGCGAGCGGGAGAATTACAAGGTGATCACGCGCGAAGGGGCATGACGCCTGCCGCGAGGGGAAATTGCCACAATGCATCTTGCCGTGCGACCCCTGATCGTTCTATGCATCTGGGGCGGTGTCTGTGCGCTGGCCGCGGTACCCAGCTTTGTCATCGCGCGGGAACAGAACTTTGAGACTCTCGGCATGGTGTCCGGGGTCGTCGTCTTCGTCGTTGCTTACACCGTGATCAGCGGTAGCCCGGGGTTCCGGCGGACATGGGGTCACGACCGCGCGTTTCGAATTGCGATGTTCATCTCGTACGGTATTCGCATCGCAATTGGCGTCGTATATCCACTCGGATTTCTTGTCGATCTGATTCCCGGCATGATGAGCGTGGGGATCGTCGAGCGGCTTGAAGTGCCTCGCTGGACATTCATCAATTCCTTCCTCACGACGTTGATTCAAGGTGCGTTTCTCAGCGTTGTTTTTGCCTTCCTGACCTGGTTGCTTCACGTCATTGTGCGACGCTTTGTCCGATCGCAAGAACCGCCGCGTGGTTTTGCCGTTGTTCCGATCACCCCTGAACGATGACACCGACTCAAGTGCCTTGCCAAACGCCTGCCGCCGATATGACTCGGGCGGCAATGACCCGACGCGTGTTTCATTTGTGGCGCGCCTCGCATGACAACCCGACGCCGCACGCATTAGAATCGCGTAAACAATGTTTGAAGCGCTGACCCAGCGTCGCTACCTCCTCCCCTTCAAAGCCTCCCGCCTTCCGCAGCAGTTCACCGACGTCTTGGTGATCGGCGGCGGCGTTGCCGGGCTGCGGGCTGCCATTGCCGCCGCCGATGGCGGATGTGACGTCCTGCTGTTGACCAAAGACACCATCGACGAATCCAACACTTGGTATGCCCAGGGCGGCATCGCCGCCGTGCTTCAGCCGGCCGACAGCTACGCCTCGCACGTGAGCGATACGGAAAAAGGTGGCGCAGGGCTTTGCGATCACGAGGCCGTTGAGATCGTCGTCAAGGAAGGCCCGCAGCGTGTCCTGGAGCTGTTGCAGTGGGGCATCAATTTCGACAAGGACGCCAGCAAAGCCCACGGCCTGGCGTTCACGCTGGAAGGGGGGCACTCGTTCGCGCGCATCCTTCACGCCTACGGCGACTCCACCGGTAAAGAGCTGGCGCAGACGCTGATCAACACCGTCCGAGCGCGCGAGAACATCCGTATCGGCGAGAAGACATTTGTCGTCGATCTGATCACCGACGATCACGCCCAGGCGCACCAGCCACCCGGACGGTGCGTCGGCGTCCTGGCGCTGGTGCGGGGGCAGCTCAACATCATCTGGGCCAAGACGACCATCCTGGCCAGCGGCGGGGCGGGACAGCTCTACCGCGAAAGCACCAATCCCAAGATCGCCACCGCCGACGGCCATGCCATGGCCTGGCGTGCCGGGGCGGCGGTGAAGGACATGGAGATGGTGCAGTTTCACCCGACGACGCTCTACGTCGCCGGTGCCAGCCGCGCCCTGATCACCGAAGCCGTGCGCGGCGAAGGCGCGTACCTCGTCGATCGCAACGGCTATCGCTTCATGAAGGACTACCACGAAATGGGCGAACTCGCCCCACGTGATGTGGTCAGCCGGGCGATCGTCGAGCAGATCCGAAAAACGAACTTCACGCACGTTTATCTCGACGTTCGCCACCTGCCGCCCAAGGAGTTCCGCGAGCGGTTCCCACAACTTGCCAAGCTTGTCGATCAGTTCGAAATCGACCCTGCGAAAGACGTGATCCCCATTCACCCTGCGGCGCATTACATGATTGGCGGCGTCGATGTCGATCTCCAGGGCCGCAGCAGCCTGGCCGGGCTCTACGCCGTCGGCGAGGCCAGTTGTACCGGACTGCATGGCGCCAACCGCCTGGGCAGCAACTCGCTGCTGGAGGGCCTGACGTTCGGTGCCCGCGCCGGCCTCGACGCGGTGACGGCGGTCCGGGAGTTGGGCGCTTACAAGTTCCCTCAAACGCTCGAGCACCGTGTTCCCAGGAGTACCAAGACCGAGCTCGACATCATCGACGTCAAGAGCAGTCTTCGCAGTGTGATGTGGCGAAACGTCGGCATCGAACGCACCGGCGACCGCCTGGCCGAAACGCGCGAGATCATTGCGTTCTGGAGCCGCTACGTGATGGACAAGGTCTTCGATCCGCAGGTGTTGGGCGAGGCGACCGCGGTTCAGGGGTGGGAAGTGCAGAACATGCTCGCCGTCTGCGCCCTCATCACTAGCGCCGCCTATACCCGCACCGAAAGCCGCGGTGCGCATTATCGGATGGATTACCCCACTCGCGACGATGCGCACTGGCGGCTGCATCTGCTCTGGCGCAGGCCGATGGAGACGCCGATTCCCTCGATGGTGGATTGAGGCGGTAAGCGACCGAAAGACCCTATGACCCGGCGACGAACCGAAACGACAACAGGATGAAAGTCCTGGTTGCCCACGTCGTCTGTCCATCGCTCCCTTCCGCCGTCTCTTTCGCCTCGCTTACTTTCTCTCTGCTTTCAAAAGGTCCAGCGCTGCTGCCGTCATCGCCGTGACGCCGGTTTCGAGCGTCGGCCGGCTGTCGGGCAGGTACTTCGACGAATGCAGCGATGGCAACGCCGCGCCCTGTTCCCGGGCGGCCTTCATCTTCGCCGGCGGCACGCTGCCCAGACGGAACATGAAGATCGGGATTTTCGGCTCGGCCTTCCCGTAGCGGGCGAAATCTTCGCCGCCCATCGTCGGCTCCCGTTCGACGACATTGTCTTCGCCGAACGTCCTGACGAATACGCCCTTCACCTGCTGGACCAGTTCCGGAGAATTATAGAGCGCGGGTGTGAACTCGTCTTTGAGCGTGACGACCGGTTCCAGTTCCTTCGGGACGCCGGCGGCGATCGCGATGCCCTTGCTGATGCGCTCGACTGCCGCCAGCACCTTGGCGCGGACGTCGTCCTTGTAGGTGCGAATCGTCAACTGCAGCGTGACGCTGTCGGGAATGATGTTGTGCTTGGTTCCGCCCTGGATCGAGCCTACCGTGACGACCACGGGTTCCCGCGGGTGGACTTCACGGCTGCGAATGGTCTGCAGGGCCAGCACGATCTGGGCGGCGATGACGACGGGGTCCTTCGTGGATTGTGGTTGTGCGCCGTGCCCGCCTACGCCGCGGACCACGATGTCGACCGAATCGACATTCGCGGTCGAAAACCCCGCGACCCAGCCGACTTTGCCTGCCTCCAGTTCGGCGTCTACGTGAAGTGCCAGGCCGATATCGGGCCGAGGGAATCGTGTGTACAGGCCATCCGACAGCATCGCGGCGGCGCCGTGGCCGATTTCCTCGGCGGGCTGGCCGATCAGCACGAGCGTGCCCGACCACCTGTCTTTGGTCGCAACCAGTGCCTTGGCCGTGCCGACGAGCACAGTCATGTGAATGTCGTGTCCGCAGGCGTGCATGACTGGGACGGTGCGCCCCTGCGGATCTTTCTCGGTGACGGTGCTTGCATATGCTGCCTTGGATTCTTCGCGCACGGGCAGCGCGTCGAGATCAGCGCGGATCAGGAGTGTCTTCCCCGGACCGTTTTTGAGCACCGCTACAACGCCGTGTCCACCGACGCCAGTCGTCACTTCGAAGCCCGTGCCTTTCAAGTTCTCTGCCAGTCTGTGAGCGGTCTCTTTTTCGTGAAGCGAAAGCTCGGGGCTGGCATGAAAGGACTGGTACAGTTTCTCAAGCGCAGGTGTCTCTCGGTCGACGATAGGTCGGAGCAACTCGGCCGCCGCGACAGGCTCGACGGGTTTCCGTGTCGGCGCGGCAGAATCGGCAAAAACCTCCGATCCTCCCAGAAGCACCGTCGTAATAACTGAGCCAGGCAGCCATGCGGCACACCAACGCAGAATGCCTCGGCCGCAGACACATTTCGAATAACGAGTGTTCATAGCGTTGCTCCGTCAAAGCGTGGATTTCAGCCGAGGCCGCGGAAGTCTAAACTTTTTCTTGTTTTGCAGGTCGATCTTGCGTGTTTTCCATAGTTGAGCACGGTAACTAGATCACTAAGCGACACTTTCGACCTTCCTGGTCGGGGAGTTTGTTGGCCCTGTTCTTTTCGGTAACGGACGCCGTGGCTGTTGTAGGGCCCGGCGGGCGATCCGTTCCTTTCGACGTACGGTCCACATTCAGACAGGTGATGTTCATGCCGCGTTTGTATTCTGCGGTCCTGCGCCATTTCCCAGCCCTGAGCCTTCGAAACCATCGCGTTCACCGCGCTGTCATCGATACGCTCGAAAGCCGTTCGCTGATGTCCGTTTCATTGGACGCCAGCGGCTTTACGGTCGTTACGCCCGGCGTTTTAGACCGGGTCGTTTACGTCAGTTCATCCAGCGGCGACGACTCAAACTTCGGCTATTCCGCAGTGGCACCTGTCCGGACGATCGGCCAAGCCAAGTCGATGCTCCGCTCCGGGTACGGCGACCAGATGCTGCTCAAGCGGGGTGACACGTTTTACGAGCCTCTGGGCACCTGGGTCAAAGGAGGCCGCAGCGCCGGCGAACCAATGGTCATCGGTACCTACGGCGTCGGCAATCGTCCGGTGCTGGCCACGGGTATCGCCAATGCACTGACGACCGGCACCAGCTCCGTAAAAACGGTCAACCACCTGGTTATCCAGGGCCTTAAGTTCTGGGCAAATCAGCGAGACCCTTCCGGTGGCGGCTTCACCGGCACGGCCGGGAACGAGGGGCTGCGGCTGTTGTCCGGCACCAACGACCTGCTGCTCGAGGACGTCGAAGTTGACAGTTACACCACGAACATCACGGCGGCGGGTTTCATCGGGCCGGCAAGCAACATTCGCATTCGCCGAAGCATCATCACCGATGCCTACAACACCTCGGGTAACTCGCAGGGGCTGTATATCGAGAATGTCAGCGGATTCACGCTCGAAGACAACGTGATCGACCACAACGGGTGGAACGACGCCGTCAGCGGCGGCGGCCGGACCCAGTTCAACCACAACGTCTACATCAAAGAGTCGGTCGGGGGTTTCGTCGCCCGTGGCAATCTGATCTCCAACGCCTCCAGCCACGGCCTGCAGGCAAGAGCCGGCGGGGTCATCGAGAACAACACGTTCCTCGACAACCCGCTGCACATGAGCTACGGCCTGGTCAACGGCGGGCCGGTGAAAGCAGGCGGCGTCACCGGACGCATCACCAACAACGTCTTCCAGGGCGGGGGAACCATCGGCTCGCTCGTGCGCGGTTGGGCACTGGACATGAGCAACGTCGCCTCGGCGACCGTCAGTGGCAATGTCTTCACCGACTCGCCCGCCGCCAGCGGAATGGCCATTTCGCTGAACGTCGTGTCCGGCGTGACAAACCTCGGCAGCGCGGTCGGGGTGAACAACCTGCTGGTCGAGAACAACGTCATCAACAACTGGACCAAGGGATTGCAGATCGCCGAGGGTCTTGTGGTCGGCGGCAGCGGGGCGACGGGGCTCAACAACTTCACGTTCCGCAATAACGACATCCAGAACTCGCAGAAGACGACGGTCATGCACGTCGGCGCCGATTTCTCGACCAGCGAGATCCACCTCTCTGGCAACCGATACCACAGCCCGGCCGGCACGGCGCTGGTCAACATCGGCGGTCCGTCCGCCAAATGGTATCAGTGGGCGCCGGGTCGTGATTTCGGCAGCAGCGAAACCGACGTGAACTACCCCGGCGGCAACCGCAATGTCGGTAGCTACGGCTCGGCCATCGGACTGGGCTCGGCCAGCGGATACGTTTCAGCGGCGAGAAGGCTCGGTGAGAGCAACTGGCAGTCCAACCTGCTGGGCTCGGCGGCGGCGGCGTACGTTCGAAGTGGTTACGGACTGACCGGAACCGGAACGCCGCCGCCCACCGTTCCACCAACGGTGCCTCCGACGGTTCCACCTACTGTTCCACCTACCGTGCCCCCGACTGTGCCACCCACGGTTCCACCCACCGTCCCCCCGACGGTGCCGCCCACCGTTCCACCACCTCCGCCAACGTCCGCGACGACGCTGGTGCCGACCGAAGACGCGACCATTCGCGGCGGGGCGTACGCCGGGCAGAACTTCGGGTCGGCAACCACGATTGAGGTCCGACAGGCGTCGGTGGTCGACAACTCGCGAATGACCTACCTGAAGTTCGACGTGTCGAAGTTCAGCACCATTTCGTCCGCCATGCTCTACCTCAAGGGAAACGCCATGCAGTCCGGCAGCATGCAGGTAGAGGTCTGGGCGGCGGCCAACGATAACTGGGCCGAGAACACGATCACATGGAACAACGACCCCGGCACGAAGGGGACAAAGATCGCGTCGTTTAACGCCGCCGTCACCGGATCGACCGCCACGACATACTCGGCCAACCTGTCGTCGTTCTTCACGGCCGCCAAGATAGCGGGAGAGAAGACGATCTCGCTGGTGCTGTTGTCCACAGTCACGTCCACAACGGCCGGTCAGTTCACCAGCAGTGAAGGCGGGGCGAGCGGGCCGTATCTGTCGGTCAAGGCGTAAGGACCTGCCGTGAGCTGCCCCGAGCACGGCCAAAGTCTTACTGGTGGTGAGGCCCGAAGGGCCATGATCCTATAGCCCA is part of the Humisphaera borealis genome and encodes:
- a CDS encoding amidohydrolase — its product is MNTRYSKCVCGRGILRWCAAWLPGSVITTVLLGGSEVFADSAAPTRKPVEPVAAAELLRPIVDRETPALEKLYQSFHASPELSLHEKETAHRLAENLKGTGFEVTTGVGGHGVVAVLKNGPGKTLLIRADLDALPVREESKAAYASTVTEKDPQGRTVPVMHACGHDIHMTVLVGTAKALVATKDRWSGTLVLIGQPAEEIGHGAAAMLSDGLYTRFPRPDIGLALHVDAELEAGKVGWVAGFSTANVDSVDIVVRGVGGHGAQPQSTKDPVVIAAQIVLALQTIRSREVHPREPVVVTVGSIQGGTKHNIIPDSVTLQLTIRTYKDDVRAKVLAAVERISKGIAIAAGVPKELEPVVTLKDEFTPALYNSPELVQQVKGVFVRTFGEDNVVEREPTMGGEDFARYGKAEPKIPIFMFRLGSVPPAKMKAAREQGAALPSLHSSKYLPDSRPTLETGVTAMTAAALDLLKAERK
- a CDS encoding CBM96 family carbohydrate-binding protein, which gives rise to MSVSLDASGFTVVTPGVLDRVVYVSSSSGDDSNFGYSAVAPVRTIGQAKSMLRSGYGDQMLLKRGDTFYEPLGTWVKGGRSAGEPMVIGTYGVGNRPVLATGIANALTTGTSSVKTVNHLVIQGLKFWANQRDPSGGGFTGTAGNEGLRLLSGTNDLLLEDVEVDSYTTNITAAGFIGPASNIRIRRSIITDAYNTSGNSQGLYIENVSGFTLEDNVIDHNGWNDAVSGGGRTQFNHNVYIKESVGGFVARGNLISNASSHGLQARAGGVIENNTFLDNPLHMSYGLVNGGPVKAGGVTGRITNNVFQGGGTIGSLVRGWALDMSNVASATVSGNVFTDSPAASGMAISLNVVSGVTNLGSAVGVNNLLVENNVINNWTKGLQIAEGLVVGGSGATGLNNFTFRNNDIQNSQKTTVMHVGADFSTSEIHLSGNRYHSPAGTALVNIGGPSAKWYQWAPGRDFGSSETDVNYPGGNRNVGSYGSAIGLGSASGYVSAARRLGESNWQSNLLGSAAAAYVRSGYGLTGTGTPPPTVPPTVPPTVPPTVPPTVPPTVPPTVPPTVPPTVPPTVPPPPPTSATTLVPTEDATIRGGAYAGQNFGSATTIEVRQASVVDNSRMTYLKFDVSKFSTISSAMLYLKGNAMQSGSMQVEVWAAANDNWAENTITWNNDPGTKGTKIASFNAAVTGSTATTYSANLSSFFTAAKIAGEKTISLVLLSTVTSTTAGQFTSSEGGASGPYLSVKA
- a CDS encoding HEAT repeat domain-containing protein; translated protein: MTALLLAGCGGGGNAGRGGIAPPPSEPPRGFPPPRDVPIDPQLVASAKAELDKLLAAELAFDRVYAIEGLRYVEGEKASEPIIAQLSVKAQAVRFAAAMAAGDLKLEAAKPKLLDMVNDPDPRVQVAVRYALHKIGDTTHTQDLEKFATHGDPKVRGSTAMVLGRLNEPTAKGILRLLRADARPEVRQQADEALFLLDDTRGRDAILGYTTSSHPDDVIFAMRALAQKKDPGLKLYAWSKLSEANDASKGYLEVGLAAAMAVGAMGADDGYGVAMKGMADKDPQLGARRRMLAAATFGTIGRPDAQPFLATLLKDSDSEVRAAAATAILQIAKAPKKFNREGKVVN
- a CDS encoding NADH-quinone oxidoreductase subunit C yields the protein MSRTIEHPALQPLKAQFPDIQFFVGEFRDMITVVVPREQIVRVCTFLRDDPNLRYDMLAEINSVDYLGYPNAKHRFAVNYGLTSIPHNNRLWLKVFLDPAHDTAPGSEWNKFRDEEVVEKGDPGLKLDSVCCLWPGAEWMEREVYDMMGIIFVGHPDLRRILTWNGFGNYPLRKDYPMRGVGERENYKVITREGA
- a CDS encoding type II secretion system protein, producing MYPKPHSVRPLSRGVRAFTLVELLVVIGIIALLISILLPSLARAREQGNQVKCLSNLRQLGMGMIMYTNQNKGYFPFGSRYPADLVFNEDWIWYQEAPVAGIAPAPGRPVADVKQSAIVPYIGGFTAEVFRCPSDDYAAHVTAAPSGKYLYSYAMNGNFEGRSKVKITQIRNAPDKIILAEEDENSINDGLWAPGGGDITQTATARDLLGIRHDSRKQIPDPRDQQISTHPNGDRRGNAAFCDGHAEFISRRVAHDKKALLRAE
- the nadB gene encoding L-aspartate oxidase, producing the protein MFEALTQRRYLLPFKASRLPQQFTDVLVIGGGVAGLRAAIAAADGGCDVLLLTKDTIDESNTWYAQGGIAAVLQPADSYASHVSDTEKGGAGLCDHEAVEIVVKEGPQRVLELLQWGINFDKDASKAHGLAFTLEGGHSFARILHAYGDSTGKELAQTLINTVRARENIRIGEKTFVVDLITDDHAQAHQPPGRCVGVLALVRGQLNIIWAKTTILASGGAGQLYRESTNPKIATADGHAMAWRAGAAVKDMEMVQFHPTTLYVAGASRALITEAVRGEGAYLVDRNGYRFMKDYHEMGELAPRDVVSRAIVEQIRKTNFTHVYLDVRHLPPKEFRERFPQLAKLVDQFEIDPAKDVIPIHPAAHYMIGGVDVDLQGRSSLAGLYAVGEASCTGLHGANRLGSNSLLEGLTFGARAGLDAVTAVRELGAYKFPQTLEHRVPRSTKTELDIIDVKSSLRSVMWRNVGIERTGDRLAETREIIAFWSRYVMDKVFDPQVLGEATAVQGWEVQNMLAVCALITSAAYTRTESRGAHYRMDYPTRDDAHWRLHLLWRRPMETPIPSMVD